From a region of the Cucumis sativus cultivar 9930 chromosome 6, Cucumber_9930_V3, whole genome shotgun sequence genome:
- the LOC116404331 gene encoding PLASMODESMATA CALLOSE-BINDING PROTEIN 3-like → MAVLLLCYLIFLAFTSHSSATYCICKDGLSDQALQKSLDYACGAGADCTPILQNGPCYQPNTVKDHCSYAVNSYFQRKGQVQGSCDFSGTASPSQSPPAVASGCVYPSSPSFTGTPTSTTPSTTPSTTIPGTTPGTTTNPSTTPPSTTTPGTTSPSVFGNGISPTGGVGLGGNSMDGSAAAGLNAAASNLFFFTATVTFWLSMFC, encoded by the exons ATGGCGGTTCTCTTGCTCTGTTATCTGATATTCTTGGCCTTCACTTCCCATTCAA GTGCTACTTATTGCATTTGTAAAGATGGACTGAGTGATCAAGCCCTTCAGAAAAGTTTGGATTATGCTTGTGGAGCTGGAGCTGATTGTACACCAATCCTTCAAAATGGCCCTTGTTATCAACCCAATACTGTGAAAGATCATTGCAGTTATGCTGTTAATAGCTATTTTCAAAGAAAGGGTCAGGTTCAAGGGAGTTGTGATTTTTCAGGCACTGCCTCGCCTAGCCAATCTCCTCCTG cCGTAGCTTCTGGGTGTGTTTATCCTTCCAGTCCCAG TTTTACAGGTACCCCGACTAGCACCACCCCATCAACCACTCCATCAACCACCATTCCCGGCACGACACCAGGAACCACAACAAACCCATCAACAACACCACCGTCGACAACAACTCCTGGCACAACCTCCCCTTCAGTGTTCGGGAATGGGATAAGCCCAACAGGCGGTGTCGGTCTGGGCGGGAACAGTATGGATGGCAGTGCTGCTGCAGGTCTCAATGCAGCAGCCTCTAACTTGTTCTTCTTCACAGCTACTGTGACATTTTGGTTGTCAATGTTCTGTTAG
- the LOC116404468 gene encoding LOW QUALITY PROTEIN: uncharacterized protein LOC116404468 (The sequence of the model RefSeq protein was modified relative to this genomic sequence to represent the inferred CDS: inserted 1 base in 1 codon), whose translation MLSPTMASTWGSAPLHIQWKKPKRPGVILNELPSFLPKEVYNIKDQSARNLASRIQRLPVSFSDFCIMSSCVKPSIQNKDCPVVLLHGFDSSCLEWRYTYPLLEEAGLETWAVDILGWGFSDLERLPPCDVTSKRVHLYQLWKSYIKKPMVIVGPSLGAAVAIDFAVNYPEAVDRLVLIDASVYAEGTGNLATLPRSIAYAGVFLLKSIPLRVYVNVLTFTGIPFSTSLDWANIGRLHCLLPWWXDATVSFMLSGGYKVSSQIEKVKQKTLIIWGEDDQIISYKLGVRLHCELPNAVIRPIAECGHLPHVEKPNLVAKLITQFVHEDSRKEVQFVNSE comes from the exons ATGCTGTCTCCAACAATGGCTTCGACTTGGGGCTCGGCTCCATTGCACATTCAATGGAAGAAACCGAAGCGTCCGGGTGTTATCCTTAACGAGTTACCTTCATTTCTTCCCAAAGAAGTCTACAACATCAAAGACCAATCTGCTCGAAACCTCGCTTCAAGGATTCAGAGGCTACCC GTCAGCTTCTCGGATTTTTGTATTATGAGTAGTTGCGTTAAGCCGTCAATACAGAACAAAGACTGTCCTGTGGTTCTTCTCCATGGCTTTGACAG CTCCTGTTTAGAATGGAGATACACATATCCATTGCTTGAGGAAGCTGGTTTAGAAACTTGGGCTGTCGACATTCTTGGCTGGGGCTTCTCTGATTTAG AAAGACTCCCACCATGTGATGTGACTTCTAAACGTGTTCATTTGTATCAG CTTTGGAAATCTTATATTAAAAAGCCAATGGTAATTGTTGGACCAAGCCTTGGTGCTGCTGTTGCTATTGATTTTGCTGTCAATTATCCAGAAGCT GTCGATAGGCTTGTGTTGATTGATGCAAGTGTATATGCAGAAGGTACAGGAAACTTAGCTACCTTACCAAGATCGATTGCCTATGCTGGG GTATTTTTATTGAAGAGCATTCCTTTGCGCGTATATGTGAATGTTTTGACCTTCACTGGTATACCATTTAGTACCAGCCTGGATTGGGCCAAT attgGCCGCCTGCATTGTTTATTACCTTGGT GAGATGCGACTGTTAGTTTTATGTTAAGTGGGGGATATAAAGTCAGCAGCCAGATTGAAAAG GTGAAGCAGAAAACGCTTATTATATGGGGTGAGGATGATCAAATCATCAGCTACAAGCTTGGAGTG AGGTTGCACTGTGAGTTGCCAAATGCAGTTATTCGTCCAATAGCCGAATGCGGGCACCTTCCTCATGTTGAGAAGCCAAATCTTGTTGCCAAATTGATTACACAATTTGTTCATGAAGATTCCAGAAAAGAGGTTCAGTTTGTTAACAGTGAATAA